One genomic segment of Hippoglossus hippoglossus isolate fHipHip1 chromosome 22, fHipHip1.pri, whole genome shotgun sequence includes these proteins:
- the LOC117756163 gene encoding dynein regulatory complex subunit 2-like isoform X1 has product MPRKVKRGGGGGGGKGGRTEEEKLVYQQQRAQAEEETTKKKEEILALFLKDKLQKEENNTSVNLLKLDDGWRSILRQTRASELRTDIDVLSQTFDRQLDAVDDVIKRLERDLQEAEHQAAQVQQLHLQHVERLRAQQEKQLMVLQRQWEEGLQHLSCTFNSDRSQMQQHSRQQRADLEDAKFTVEQQHEAVMNDILRLYSESIAAYESAHEERRAALLLEGSMLLKEKTRQKQETLQLHHKEATELDELLLKNQQLIQTSDRSMRRLRKLQDSMFQLRMKLKSSQTEKELVERDLTAATYQVNQRTRKLRDQLTRGQSAARKHLADLSVQSNAAAKKLQEVIAKGDRVLRVAEMCRKLEKEFLSSDEDRPTSEEEAAEDTCEFADLWRLTRLISAALLHRAVLKKRRDDLSRENRQLKVLLRQHLEAMTLGDHSLGERHALLTVTQAPTTTVPSDANRRHTVIEAAHAVRQTLGPSFQMRDG; this is encoded by the exons ATGCCGAGGAAagtaaagagaggaggaggaggaggaggaggtaaaggaggaaggacggaggaggagaagcttgtgtatcagcagcagagagctcaggctgaggaggagaccaccaagaagaaagaggagatcCTCGCTCTGTTCCTCAAG GACAAGTTGCagaaggaggaaaacaacacgTCAGTGAACCTCCTGAAGCTCGACGACGGCTGGAGGTCGATTCTCCGACAGACTCGAGCCTCCGAGCTTCGTACAGACATCGACGTCCTCAGTCAGACGTTTGACAGGCAGCTGGACGCCGTGGATGATGTCATCAAG CGGCTGGAGCGAGACCTGCAGGAGGCGGAGCATCAGGCGGCTCaggtgcagcagctccacctgcagcacGTCGAGCGACTGCGGGCGCAGCAGGAGAAACAGCTGATGGTTCTGCAGCGGCAGTGGGAGGAAGGACTGCAGCACCTGAGCTGCACGTTCAACTCCGACAG gagTCAGATGCAGCAACACTCTCGGCAGCAGCGAGCTGATCTGGAAGATGCAAAGTTCACTGTGGAGCAGCAACATGAAGCAGTGATGAATGACATCCTCAGACTGTACAGTGAAAGCATCGCAGCGTACGAGAGCGCTCACGAGGAGCGG AGGGCGGCTCTGCTCCTGGAGGGTTCGATGCTGCTGAAGGAGAAGACTCGACAGAAGCAGgagactctgcagctccaccacAAAGAAGCAACAGAACTGGACGAGCTGCTCCTGAAGAACCAGCAGTTGATTCAGACGAGTGACAGAAGCATGAGGCGGCTCAGGAAGCTGCAG GACTCCATGTTCCAGCTGAGGATGAAGCTGAAGTCCAGTCAGACAGAGAAGGAGTTGGTGGAACGAGATCTGACGGCCGCCACGTACCAGGTGAACCAAAGGACTCGCAAGCTTCGTGATCAGCTGACCCGGGGTCAGTCAGCGGCGAGGAAACATCTCGCTGACCTCAGCGTGCAGAGCAACGCCGCCGCCAAGAAACTGCAGGAGGTCATCGCCAAG GGGGACAGAGTTTTACGTGTCGCTGAAATGTGCCGGAAGCTGGAGAAGGAGTTCCTGTCTTCAGATGAAGACCGTCCCACAtctgaggaggaagcagctgag gaCACGTGTGAGTTTGCAGACTTGTGGCGTTTGACGCGGCTCATCAGCGCTGCTCTGCTGCACCGAGCGGTTCTGAAGAAACGGCGAGACGACCTGAGCCGGGAGAACCGGCAGCTGAAGGTTCTGCTGCGTCAGCACCTGGAGGCCATGACGCTCGGCGACCACAGCCTCGGCGAACGCCACGCTCTGCTCACTGTGACCCAGGCCCCGACCACGACGGTCCCATCAGACGCCAACAGACGCCACACCGTCATCGAGGCCGCTCACGCCGTCAGACAGACGCTGGGACCGTCATTCCAGATGAGAGATGGTTAA
- the LOC117756163 gene encoding dynein regulatory complex subunit 2-like isoform X2, which translates to MPRKVKRGGGGGGGKGGRTEEEKLVYQQQRAQAEEETTKKKEEILALFLKDKLQKEENNTSVNLLKLDDGWRSILRQTRASELRTDIDVLSQTFDRQLDAVDDVIKRLERDLQEAEHQAAQVQQLHLQHVERLRAQQEKQLMVLQRQWEEGLQHLSCTFNSDRSQMQQHSRQQRADLEDAKFTVEQQHEAVMNDILRLYSESIAAYESAHEERRAALLLEGSMLLKEKTRQKQETLQLHHKEATELDELLLKNQQLIQTSDRSMRRLRKLQDSMFQLRMKLKSSQTEKELVERDLTAATYQVNQRTRKLRDQLTRGQSAARKHLADLSVQSNAAAKKLQEVIFQGDRVLRVAEMCRKLEKEFLSSDEDRPTSEEEAAEDTCEFADLWRLTRLISAALLHRAVLKKRRDDLSRENRQLKVLLRQHLEAMTLGDHSLGERHALLTVTQAPTTTVPSDANRRHTVIEAAHAVRQTLGPSFQMRDG; encoded by the exons ATGCCGAGGAAagtaaagagaggaggaggaggaggaggaggtaaaggaggaaggacggaggaggagaagcttgtgtatcagcagcagagagctcaggctgaggaggagaccaccaagaagaaagaggagatcCTCGCTCTGTTCCTCAAG GACAAGTTGCagaaggaggaaaacaacacgTCAGTGAACCTCCTGAAGCTCGACGACGGCTGGAGGTCGATTCTCCGACAGACTCGAGCCTCCGAGCTTCGTACAGACATCGACGTCCTCAGTCAGACGTTTGACAGGCAGCTGGACGCCGTGGATGATGTCATCAAG CGGCTGGAGCGAGACCTGCAGGAGGCGGAGCATCAGGCGGCTCaggtgcagcagctccacctgcagcacGTCGAGCGACTGCGGGCGCAGCAGGAGAAACAGCTGATGGTTCTGCAGCGGCAGTGGGAGGAAGGACTGCAGCACCTGAGCTGCACGTTCAACTCCGACAG gagTCAGATGCAGCAACACTCTCGGCAGCAGCGAGCTGATCTGGAAGATGCAAAGTTCACTGTGGAGCAGCAACATGAAGCAGTGATGAATGACATCCTCAGACTGTACAGTGAAAGCATCGCAGCGTACGAGAGCGCTCACGAGGAGCGG AGGGCGGCTCTGCTCCTGGAGGGTTCGATGCTGCTGAAGGAGAAGACTCGACAGAAGCAGgagactctgcagctccaccacAAAGAAGCAACAGAACTGGACGAGCTGCTCCTGAAGAACCAGCAGTTGATTCAGACGAGTGACAGAAGCATGAGGCGGCTCAGGAAGCTGCAG GACTCCATGTTCCAGCTGAGGATGAAGCTGAAGTCCAGTCAGACAGAGAAGGAGTTGGTGGAACGAGATCTGACGGCCGCCACGTACCAGGTGAACCAAAGGACTCGCAAGCTTCGTGATCAGCTGACCCGGGGTCAGTCAGCGGCGAGGAAACATCTCGCTGACCTCAGCGTGCAGAGCAACGCCGCCGCCAAGAAACTGCAGGAGGTCATC TTTCAGGGGGACAGAGTTTTACGTGTCGCTGAAATGTGCCGGAAGCTGGAGAAGGAGTTCCTGTCTTCAGATGAAGACCGTCCCACAtctgaggaggaagcagctgag gaCACGTGTGAGTTTGCAGACTTGTGGCGTTTGACGCGGCTCATCAGCGCTGCTCTGCTGCACCGAGCGGTTCTGAAGAAACGGCGAGACGACCTGAGCCGGGAGAACCGGCAGCTGAAGGTTCTGCTGCGTCAGCACCTGGAGGCCATGACGCTCGGCGACCACAGCCTCGGCGAACGCCACGCTCTGCTCACTGTGACCCAGGCCCCGACCACGACGGTCCCATCAGACGCCAACAGACGCCACACCGTCATCGAGGCCGCTCACGCCGTCAGACAGACGCTGGGACCGTCATTCCAGATGAGAGATGGTTAA